From the genome of Excalfactoria chinensis isolate bCotChi1 chromosome 12, bCotChi1.hap2, whole genome shotgun sequence, one region includes:
- the TADA3 gene encoding transcriptional adapter 3 isoform X2 → MSELKDCPLQFHDFKSVDHVKVCPRYTAVLARSEDDGIGIEELDTLQLELETLLSSASRRLRVLEAETQILTDWQDKKGDRRFLKLSKEHDVGTSVKHGKPKKQKLEGKGGHGTGPGPGRPKSKNLQPKIQEYEFQDDPIDVPRIPKNDAPNRFWASVEPYCADLTNEEVRVLEELLKPPEDEAEHYKIPPLGKHYSQRWAQEDLLEEQKDGARAAAAADKKKGVLGPLTELDTKDVDALLKKSEAQHEQPEDGCPFGPLTQRLLQALVEENIISPVEDSPIPEIAGKDSGADGAGTSPRSQNKPFSVPHTKSLEGRIKEELVAQGLLESEDRPAEDSEDEVLAELRKRQAELKALSAHNRAKKHELLRLAKEELHRQELRQRVRMADNEVMDAFRKIMAARQKKRTPTKKEKDQAWKTLKERESILKLLDG, encoded by the exons ATGAGCGAGCTGAAGGACTGCCCGCTGCAGTTCCACGACTTCAAGTCGGTGGACCACGTGAAGGTGTGCCCGCGCTACACCGCCGTGCTGGCCCGCTCCGAGGACGATGGCATCGGGATCGAGGAGCTGGACAcgctgcagctggagctggagacGCTGCTCTCCTCCGCCAGCCGCCGCCTCCGCGTCCTGGAGGCCGAGACGCAG ATCCTGACGGACTGGCAGGACAAGAAGGGAGACCGGCGGTTCCTGAAGCTGAGTAAGGAGCACGACGTGGGCACCTCCGTCAAGCACGGCAAGCCcaagaagcagaagctggagGGCAAAGGGGGCCACGGGACGGGGCCGGGACCCGGCAGGCCTAAGTCCAAAAACCTGCAGCCCAAGATCCAGGAGTACGAGTTCCAGGATGACCCCATCGACGTGCCGCGGATCCCCAAGAACGATGCTCCGAACAG GTTCTGGGCGTCGGTGGAGCCGTACTGCGCCGATCTCACCAACGAGGAGGTCAgggtgctggaggagctgctcaAGCCGCCGGAGGATGAGGCTGAGCACTACAAG ATCCCACCGCTGGGGAAGCACTACTCACAGCGCTGGGCTCAGGAGGacctgctggaggagcagaaggaCGGTGCccgggcagcagctgcagctgacaAAAAGAAGGGTGTTCTGGGACCACTGACTGAGCTGGACACCAAAG ATGTCGATGCTTTGCTGAAGAAGTCGGAGGCCCAGCACGAGCAGCCTGAGGACGGCTGTCCCTTCGGGCCCCTGACACAGCGTCTCCTGCAGGCCCTGGTGGAG GAAAACATCATCTCCCCTGTGGAGGACTCGCCCATCCCCGAGATCGCTGGCAAGGACTCAGGAGCCGATGGCGCTGGCACTTCTCCACGCAGCCAGAACAAGCCCTTCAG CGTGCCCCACACCAAGTCACTGGAGGGGCGGATCAAGGAGGAGCTGGTGGCACAGGGCCTGCTGGAGTCAGAGGACCGTCCTGCTGAAGACTCGGAGGACGAGGTGCTGGCTGAGCTGCGCAagaggcaggcagagctgaaggCGCTCAGCGCCCACAACCGCGCCAAGAAGCACGAGCTGCTGCG GTTGGCCAAGGAGGAACTGCACCGGCAGGAGCTGCGGCAGCGTGTCCGCATGGCTGACAACGAGGTGATGGACGCCTTCCGCAAGATCATGGCCGCCCGGCAGAAGAAGCGCACTCCCACCAAGAAGGAGAAGGACCAGGCCTGGAAGACGCTGAAGGAGCGCGAGAGCATCCTCAAGCTGCTGGACGGGTAG
- the TADA3 gene encoding transcriptional adapter 3 isoform X1 translates to MSELKDCPLQFHDFKSVDHVKVCPRYTAVLARSEDDGIGIEELDTLQLELETLLSSASRRLRVLEAETQILTDWQDKKGDRRFLKLSKEHDVGTSVKHGKPKKQKLEGKGGHGTGPGPGRPKSKNLQPKIQEYEFQDDPIDVPRIPKNDAPNRFWASVEPYCADLTNEEVRVLEELLKPPEDEAEHYKIPPLGKHYSQRWAQEDLLEEQKDGARAAAAADKKKGVLGPLTELDTKGAVPSPSCDGLHRSCVVRSGGWHPAPTEPGLLTTFSCIPSDVDALLKKSEAQHEQPEDGCPFGPLTQRLLQALVEENIISPVEDSPIPEIAGKDSGADGAGTSPRSQNKPFSVPHTKSLEGRIKEELVAQGLLESEDRPAEDSEDEVLAELRKRQAELKALSAHNRAKKHELLRLAKEELHRQELRQRVRMADNEVMDAFRKIMAARQKKRTPTKKEKDQAWKTLKERESILKLLDG, encoded by the exons ATGAGCGAGCTGAAGGACTGCCCGCTGCAGTTCCACGACTTCAAGTCGGTGGACCACGTGAAGGTGTGCCCGCGCTACACCGCCGTGCTGGCCCGCTCCGAGGACGATGGCATCGGGATCGAGGAGCTGGACAcgctgcagctggagctggagacGCTGCTCTCCTCCGCCAGCCGCCGCCTCCGCGTCCTGGAGGCCGAGACGCAG ATCCTGACGGACTGGCAGGACAAGAAGGGAGACCGGCGGTTCCTGAAGCTGAGTAAGGAGCACGACGTGGGCACCTCCGTCAAGCACGGCAAGCCcaagaagcagaagctggagGGCAAAGGGGGCCACGGGACGGGGCCGGGACCCGGCAGGCCTAAGTCCAAAAACCTGCAGCCCAAGATCCAGGAGTACGAGTTCCAGGATGACCCCATCGACGTGCCGCGGATCCCCAAGAACGATGCTCCGAACAG GTTCTGGGCGTCGGTGGAGCCGTACTGCGCCGATCTCACCAACGAGGAGGTCAgggtgctggaggagctgctcaAGCCGCCGGAGGATGAGGCTGAGCACTACAAG ATCCCACCGCTGGGGAAGCACTACTCACAGCGCTGGGCTCAGGAGGacctgctggaggagcagaaggaCGGTGCccgggcagcagctgcagctgacaAAAAGAAGGGTGTTCTGGGACCACTGACTGAGCTGGACACCAAAGGTGCTGTCCCATCCCCTAGCTGTGATGGACTGCACCGAAGCTGTGTGGTGAGATCAGGGGGCTGGCATCCAGCTCCCACGGAACCGGGGCTGCTCACAACTTTCTCCTGCATCCCCTCAGATGTCGATGCTTTGCTGAAGAAGTCGGAGGCCCAGCACGAGCAGCCTGAGGACGGCTGTCCCTTCGGGCCCCTGACACAGCGTCTCCTGCAGGCCCTGGTGGAG GAAAACATCATCTCCCCTGTGGAGGACTCGCCCATCCCCGAGATCGCTGGCAAGGACTCAGGAGCCGATGGCGCTGGCACTTCTCCACGCAGCCAGAACAAGCCCTTCAG CGTGCCCCACACCAAGTCACTGGAGGGGCGGATCAAGGAGGAGCTGGTGGCACAGGGCCTGCTGGAGTCAGAGGACCGTCCTGCTGAAGACTCGGAGGACGAGGTGCTGGCTGAGCTGCGCAagaggcaggcagagctgaaggCGCTCAGCGCCCACAACCGCGCCAAGAAGCACGAGCTGCTGCG GTTGGCCAAGGAGGAACTGCACCGGCAGGAGCTGCGGCAGCGTGTCCGCATGGCTGACAACGAGGTGATGGACGCCTTCCGCAAGATCATGGCCGCCCGGCAGAAGAAGCGCACTCCCACCAAGAAGGAGAAGGACCAGGCCTGGAAGACGCTGAAGGAGCGCGAGAGCATCCTCAAGCTGCTGGACGGGTAG